The region TGCTACGTTTGACCCTCCGCCGGTTAGTGCTCTATAATTTCCTTCCGCTCTCCCTTTGGTTGAGAGAAATAGGAGGATTCTGAGAAGCAAACCGAGTGGGACTCCTCGAATCAAGTCCGCGCCTTCATCCGCAAAAGAATCCCCGAGTGCCAAATCCAATCCACTTCTTCGCGTATTCGAATCAGGTGTGTTCTCGGTTTGTGGTCTATAAGTAAGTTACCCAAGAACTCCAAGTTCACTGAAGAAAATTCTGCAAGCATCCTGCACTGATCAAGAAGACTATGGAGGGCGCATCGCGTGATCTCCCTCAGGACATCTTGACGGACATATTTGACATCTCGTCCGCGCCGGCTCGGTCTGCTCCTCCTGGCGCTCCGCCTACTCCAGGCTGCTCCTCCCTGGGCACTACAGGCGCCCCCAGATGCCGTGCCTCCTCTACACATCTGAATCTGCCGGCGAGAGCGTTGCTTGCCTCTACAGCCTCGCGGAGAAGCGGACGTACAAGCTAACTCTTCCAGGGCCACCTATCAGCAGCAGGCATCTGATTGGGTCCTCGCAAGGCTTGCTCATTACAGTTGATGACAGATCTGAGATGCACCTTGTCAATCCCATCACCGGTGAACAGGTTGATCTCCCTTCGGTGATCACCATTGAGCAAGTGAAGCCCGTCTATAGTGACTCTGGTGCTCTTCACAAGTACGAGTTCTCATGGCACTCCGCAGCAAGGGTTTACGGTCCGCCATCGGTCTCGGCTCCGGAAGAgctgaggagcaagcttcaccataAAGCCTTTGTGTTTTCTGACGATACGTGCAATGGATACATTGTGGTGCTCATACACAATCCATTTTGCCAGCTCTCGTTTGCAAGGGCAGGGGGTGACAGTTGGATATGGCTGCCACCACACACCCACTATGACGATTGCATTTACAGGAACGGCCTGCTGTATGCGGTCACTTCATTTGGAGAGATCCACGCGTTCGATCTAAGTAGCCCTGTTGTTACGGTAAGGATGATTACATGGGAGCCCGAGCTTGAGGACCGGTTTCTGAATGCTTACATTGTGCAAGCTCCATGGGGCAATCTTCTTCAAGTGTGGAGACTATATGAGCACTGCGATTTAGAACCCGAGCCTGGGGCATCTGTGTTTTGGAACACCGGAGAGCTTATAATATATGAAGTCGGTGCTTCGTCAGGAGAGAGAACTAAGAAAACCAGTTGCTTGCGCGACCATGTGTTGTTTCTTGGGCACAATCAATCACTTTGTCTTGCTGCTCAAGACTATCCGGCTCTCAAGGGAAACCATGCCTACTTTACCGATGACAGTGTGCTTTGGACAAAGGGATTCAAGAACAATCCCCGTGATATCGGAATTCTCGACTTGGGTAATAACAGCAGGGAGGAACTTTTGTCTTCCCAGCTTTGGTCCAACTGCCCGGCTCCCGTGTGGATTACACCCAATCTTAGAAAGATAAATTTGGCTTTCAATGAATAGGTTCTATTTTCCTTTATCTATAATCATATGTAATATAATTATTTAGTTTGGTAGGTGATGGTCCTGTGTTGATCTAcacctttttgtgtgtgttttaGTACTCTATTCGTACACTAGAACAAATTTTTAAGAAGTTTTATGGTAAGTTTATGCCAAAATATGAGAAAAAAAGTAGAATTGTCCAAAAGTATCATCATGCATCATATAAAAAGACAAGATTGTACTTATATATTACAAAACATGAGTGCAGTCTTTTTTCACAACTTTTCTGTTTACTCATATTTTTGCACAACTTTTCTAATTACAATATACATGGATCATATTTTTGCACAACTTTTCTATTTACTCATATTTATCATGTACTAGTGCCATGCTtcttttttctttgatctttttgagtTGTATACAGAATATAGAGTATAATTTCTCATGTAGTTCTCTACACAATAAGATGTGTCAAATCAAATGTAAAAGTTGAGGGATTTGGATGAACTTGCGATGTGTACTCTACTGTAACATTCAATCTTGTATGTTGCTGGATTTGGATAATAATAGGGAGTGGCATGCTATTTTCATTCAACTGCACGTTAGAAATATAGGAAACATATAGTCTCTTTGCTGATGTAGAAGATAAGTGCTAACATTTGTGGTAGATAAGCATGAAAGTGTGCATGATTATTCTTTCAAAATGCACCTGTGACTTGTTTAAGTATACTGTACAGTGGTGATCTGCTTTGGCAGCTATATATACAATTACAAACCTGCATCATTTGAGTAGCTCATCCCGGGGGCTGAAAGACATCTGTCAGCATGTGTGTTGGCTTAGCTGCAGCTAGTTGGGCAtcgactaagctgaaatagcttgtCTTTCGACAATAACAAACTATCTGATCAATATATTGTTTCGAAATAAAACAAGATGTGTCTCCTTCCGTCCATCTTTGAGCAGGGCTCTAATTCAGTCCTTGTTGCCAGCTTATGTGCCCCATCTGACTCGGTATGTTTCAGCATACAGATCCAGCATCTGTGAGCCGCTTACATTTGATTTTATATCCATCTTGGCCTAGCTGATCTGTAGGAGCACTATGTTGTGAATCTGTTTGCTTGTGCATCCCTGAATAGTACGAGTACAAGATACATAGGCTATTTTTCACTTGGCGCAAAATAGGAAAGTTGCATTATGACCTCCTTGGTGCTGTATTTTTTTAATTATAATTTGGCCGCCCGTGTGTCTCAGACATGAACCGATTCCAGTACTACTTTTGTCAAGTTTTAGTCTTGGCTCTGGTATATCTGTCCCTGTCTTTGGCCTTCATTTCTGCTAAATTTCAGTTGACTGATTTTGATTTCTTGCTTAGTCGAAATTTTTGTCCTTCAGATTTCTTTAAGCGTGAATCTCAGAGCATGGTCCGATCTCTTTTCTGGTTTTGTGTCTTGCACATGCCGCCGGCAGGGTATGTACGCCGTGTGCCGCCTTTTATTTTCCCCTTGTTTAGTCTGTTCTGTTTTTGCCATCCGAGTTACGTCGCCGACGGGCAGTGAGGATTTTTTACCCCTGTAGCTCTGCGCGCTGTAGGCTGCAATGATTTCAGCAGTCCTGCATCTATGCTTATGGATTGTACACTGCTAAAATTTGTGTGGAGGGATGCACAGTGGATTGGTAGGCAGTTCCCTTTGTTTGGTTTTTGATTTCAGCACCATGTTCTGTACTTCTTCAGTTCAATTTTCAGATGGTTGTTTTCCAGAGTTTTTCTCCTTCTGTAGTGAGATCTAATATGAAGAATAAGTATGCAAAACCGAATGGGGGTCCAACTTGTGGACCATCTGCTTGGTTACATTTATATTCTGAGATGACATAGTTGATGTGCTTTTTTTTAGTAACCATGTCCTGCTTCTTCAGTTCAGTGCtcggagctagctctataagcctaCGATATTTCATGTTTCTCAGTCTTTATGCTTGCATAGTTCTATACGGCTACAATATTGAAACTTCCATTTTTATGTCTTATGAGAGAGAATGCACTAAGCATGAAAGCAGATAAGCCATCAGATCAGTACTGGGACTCTCATTTTTCAGTTTTTGAAATGCTCTCTTTCTGTCATGCCCTAGGGAGATTAGAGCTTGCGGATAGGCACGTCAGAGGTGCCGTGCCTTGAAACAGCGCACCGAGCCAACATCTATAGGGTTACTAAGCTCCCTTGAATTTAAGCTCTTCTGGTGAATCGAGGTGTGTGAAGAGTGCATGGGCCCTAGGTGATAGTGGGTGGGACATGTTGTGTGGACAGCTTGATTTTATGTATGTCTATTTTTCTTGTATACGTGGGCAGCTGGGTTTTCATGCTCCTATGATTGTTCGGTGAAGAAAAAAAAGTCTATTACCACACCCAACCAATTAAAAACCCTCACTAATCATTTTAAAATTTCGTGAATCTTTTTTAAAAACATGAGCACTTTTTAATAgatacatgaatatttttaaaacttTATGCATTTATAAACGTGTGAACACGTTTGAAGTAATACATGAACATGGTTTGTAATTATATTAACATTTCTCAAAGGGTGTGTCTAgaactcagtcgactgagacttaacgaAGTCTTAGTCGAGTGACGTCagcgtttttttttttttttttgctacaaGCGGCATGACTGGATGCTATAAACGGCGGCGAAAATT is a window of Triticum dicoccoides isolate Atlit2015 ecotype Zavitan chromosome 2B, WEW_v2.0, whole genome shotgun sequence DNA encoding:
- the LOC119360561 gene encoding uncharacterized protein LOC119360561, whose protein sequence is HLVRAGSVCSSWRSAYSRLLLPGHYRRPQMPCLLYTSESAGESVACLYSLAEKRTYKLTLPGPPISSRHLIGSSQGLLITVDDRSEMHLVNPITGEQVDLPSVITIEQVKPVYSDSGALHKYEFSWHSAARVYGPPSVSAPEELRSKLHHKAFVFSDDTCNGYIVVLIHNPFCQLSFARAGGDSWIWLPPHTHYDDCIYRNGLLYAVTSFGEIHAFDLSSPVVTVRMITWEPELEDRFLNAYIVQAPWGNLLQVWRLYEHCDLEPEPGASVFWNTGELIIYEVGASSGERTKKTSCLRDHVLFLGHNQSLCLAAQDYPALKGNHAYFTDDSVLWTKGFKNNPRDIGILDLGNNSREELLSSQLWSNCPAPVWITPNLRKINLAFNE